From a region of the Hypanus sabinus isolate sHypSab1 chromosome 2, sHypSab1.hap1, whole genome shotgun sequence genome:
- the LOC132382704 gene encoding cytochrome P450 1B1, with protein sequence MAEDWDQQVQPFLLVSLFLLACLEAYRWMRRGAGDRRHPPGPFAWPLVGNAMQLGKSPHLTFSRMARRYGDLFQIRLGRRDIVVLNGEATIRQALLQHSAQFAGRPDFASFRQVAGGRSMPFGRYSRQWKAHRRLEQSAVRFFSTADGQARRLFEHHVQAEARSLLRVFLRLGAGGRHFQPCPELKVAAANVMCALCFGHRYSHDDEEFRQLLVRIDRFGRTVGAGSLVDTMPWLQTFPNPVRSIYRDFQQLNDEFFEFVRSKVEQHRCTYRPGTTRDMSDALIGALEGDQLAKGALSREHVEGSITDILGASQDTTSTALSWVLFHLIRFPELQARLQRDIDEVVGRNRLPGAHDKARLPYLEAFLYEILRFTSFVPMTIPHATTSPVDIKGYHIPQDTIVFINQWSVNHDSDKWKDPSTFDPGRFLNADGTINRDLTSSVMAFSVGKRRCIGEQLSKIEIFLFTAILVHQCTFEANPLEKLNMDGEYGLTIKPTSFTVLVRLRDKFIDTEWQPGEPADYRTIPITLKT encoded by the coding sequence ATGGCTGAGGACTGGGACCAACAGGTGCAGCCGTTTTTGCTGGTGTCGCTGTTCCTGCTGGCTTGTCTGGAAGCGTACAGGTGGATGCGACGCGGGGCCGGTGATCGCCGCCATCCGCCGGGACCCTTCGCCTGGCCTCTGGTGGGCAACGCCATGCAACTCGGCAAGTCTCCGCACCTGACCTTCAGCAGAATGGCTCGGCGCTACGGCGACCTCTTCCAGATCCGCCTGGGACGACGAGACATCGTGGTGCTGAACGGCGAGGCGACCATCCGCCAGGCGCTGCTACAGCACAGCGCCCAGTTCGCCGGGCGACCCGACTTCGCCTCATTCCGCCAGGTAGCCGGGGGACGGAGCATGCCCTTCGGCCGCTACAGCCGCCAGTGGAAGGCGCACCGGCGCCTGGAGCAGTCCGCCGTGCGCTTCTTCTCCACGGCGGACGGACAGGCTCGCCGCCTGTTCGAGCACCATGTCCAGGCAGAGGCTCGCAGCCTGCTGCGGGTCTTCCTGCGTCTGGGGGCAGGCGGCCGCCACTTCCAGCCGTGCCCCGAGCTGAAGGTGGCAGCCGCCAATGTGATGTGCGCCTTGTGCTTCGGGCACCGCTATAGCCACGACGACGAGGAGTTCCGGCAGCTGCTGGTCAGGATCGACCGCTTCGGCCGCACAGTGGGAGCCGGCAGCCTGGTGGACACGATGCCTTGGCTCCAGActttccccaacccggtgcgcaGCATCTACCGCGACTTCCAGCAACTGAACGACGAGTTCTTCGAGTTCGTCCGCTCCAAAGTGGAACAGCACCGGTGCACCTACCGGCCAGGGACCACCCGGGACATGAGCGACGCTCTTATCGGAGCGCTGGAGGGGGACCAGCTGGCCAAAGGAGCGCTCAGCCGGGAGCACGTCGAGGGCTCGATCACTGACATCCTGGGAGCGAGCCAGGACACCACATCGACCGCCCTGAGTTGGGTCCTGTTCCACCTCATCCGGTTCCCGGAGCTACAGGCCCGGCTCCAGAGGGACATTGACGAGGTGGTGGGCAGGAACCGCCTGCCCGGCGCCCACGACAAAGCCCGCCTACCCTACCTGGAGGCTTTCCTctacgagatcctgaggtttacCAGCTTCGTGCCGATGACGATCCCGCACGCCACCACCTCGCCCGTGGATATCAAAGGTTATCACATCCCCCAGGACACGATCGTCTTCATCAACCAGTGGTCGGTCAACCACGACAGCGACAAGTGGAAAGACCCCAGCACCTTCGACCCCGGACGGTTCCTGAACGCGGACGGCACCATCAACCGGGACCTGACCAGCAGTGTTATGGCCTTCTCGGTGGGCAAGAGGAGGTGCATCGGGGAGCAGCTGTCTAAGATCGAAATATTCCTTTTCACCGCTATCCTGGTTCACCAATGCACCTTCGAGGCGAACCCTTTGGAGAAGCTGAACATGGACGGCGAATACGggctcaccatcaaacccacgtCCTTCACTGTGCTGGTCAGACTGAGGGACAAGTTCATAGACACGGAGTGGCAGCCCGGCGAACCAGCTGACTACCGTACAATCCCCATCACACTCAAGACGTAA